ttattaataatttgaaaaggaAAGTTTTCTTTTGCCATTACCACAGTTAAAAAAGTCGTTTAATGTCTTGTTTCTGATAGAACATTTCACATTCAGGGTGTCAGCAAATTGGTGGTACAATACGAAGAGAGGTGAATCTATACGAAAAAATAAGTCGCAAATATAGAGCACCATTTTTTCGTGCATAATTTCATTCAAAATAAATCAATGTTAAAGATTCATCGAATATGTATGCACTTAACTGCGTCATAGACTAGTCTTCGTTGCATTTGAATTTATGAATAGTAACAATATTATTCCTAGTTACCATATCCAATATTACACTCTCAGTCTTTATCATTCTGGCATAATAGCTACATACAAAAATTCTTGAGCAAAAAATAGTTTTATTTCATTGTTCATCCTTTACTATCTAATGTAATAAACCCAAACAGTAATACAGGCTCTGCAATGATATTTGTTAGACGCAAGAGCTCGCATACGCTACGAATTTTTAACATTGATTTATTCGAAAATTAAGCTTCGTATTATAAAAGGACTGCTTTATATTTTTTTCGTAGATTTACCTTTTTTCAGGTTATACCACCAGTTGACTGACACCCTACATCATACTACTGGCAAAAACTTCGATCAAACGTAACAGTATGAAGTCATTTAAAACTACTATAGTATTTGAAATGTAAACCGCTATTGTATAAATATAAAACGTACACTAGtataatattttgaaaaagCTTTGTATCGTTGCGTTTGctcgaaaactttttgccagaGGTAGTAATTGCAGACTATTTCATATCTCGTACCGTATCTGGCTTATCCGGTTGATCTATAGCTAAAGTTTGAACGCTTCCAGACAATGTGGATAAACTTTCATCGCTATTTCTCCAGTTTTTACCGAATTGTTTGGCGAAACCACCTGGTAAGCCACAATTAGCAGGAATTTTGACCGCGCATTTTAGATGCGTTATCACTTGACATTCGCTGCAGATAGCAGCGCGTTTACCGAATTGAATGGATTCCAAGCAAGCAGAGCATTTTCCTGCTCGCATTGGTAAGCCGATATCGAATCGATGGGGGATGTTGTGTCCCATTCTTTGAGGGGATAGTCGTTTTGATAAAGAATTGCTTGATCGTTCCATCATGCAAGTTGTCGTTTTCATCTCTGGCGCTGAGGGAGACGTGGGCGCAGAAGTCGAAGCGTGCATTGCTTTTAACGCTAGTAACTGTTCAGTTAATGTTTTAACTTTGGCACGTTCTTTTGCCAGTTGGTTTTCGAGTTCTCTATATCCAACTGGCATTCCAGTACCAGCAGGAGGTATATTCTCCTTTTGCTTGGAACCTAGTATTTTATCGCAAactgttttcttctttttactGCACTCCTCCAATTTGAATTGTAAAtagtctattaattttgtttgctGTTGTCTCGTACTCTCTGCTTTCACTTCTCTCTCTTGGTAAAACTGACGCATTTCCTCCAAAATGCTTTCTAATTCTGAGATTCTAATTCGAAGCTCTTGGCTTTGATCTACGCTATTCTGCAGATCATTCATAAGGACAACGTTAGCTTCCTTTAATTCATGGACTCTGGTCAAGTGCTGGCTACTTTCTTCTTTAACAGCTCTAGCTTCAGCTTTGGCTACATCTAAGGTACGTTTCATTTCTGAAAGATCACACTCCAAATTACCGCATCTATTCGTTAAATCCTCAACTTGGACAGTTAATTCTTGAGCCAGTTTTTTATATTGATCTCGTTGAGCGATTAAACAGTTTCTTTCCTCTTCTATATCACTTGTTTCGGTTTCAAGTCTTTCGATATTTTGTTCCGCTGCTAATCTTTGCGACCTCTCTCTATTTTGTATGGTAAGTGCTTCGCGCAATTTCGCCtcagttgtttccaaatcttttTGCAATTTCATTTTGTCCTGAATTAATATATTCTCTCGCGTTTCATGATCGCTTGTTAATCTCTCATAATCTGTTAGTTGTTCCTCAAGTACAGTGCATGTTTCCTTTAGAAGTTCGATGTTTAACTCGTACCCTTTAATCTCCTGCTTCAGCTTTTCTATTTTGGTTTCTAATTCACTTTTTTCTTCGgtatattttgtaattttttgtgTTAAATGTTTGTTCTCTGCATTTAAACTATCGATTCTATCCTGACTTACTCGTGCTTGTTTACGGATTGTATCTAATTCCCTCCGTAGTGAAGCACTCGAAGATTGTAGTTCTTCTATTTGTCGATTGGCCTGAGTCAAAGCCTTTattaaaacaaaaagaaaaacaaaaatagcaaaaaattcataaaaaaaagGTTTATaacaaacaaaataaaataaaaattaaatcaagtTATATTGGAAATATATGTAAATGTAAAAACCAACGAGGtatagtatttaaaaatatttactcTTTGAGCAGAATCTGCTTGCATTTTATTTCTAGAGGATTCCTTCGTTATATCATTTAACGACACCTTCGCATTATCCAATTCTTTAAGTAACTTTCTGGAtttctcttcttcttccttGATTTTAGTGTCTAATTTTTCCGATAATTTTTGTTTCTCGTCCTGTAACGTTTTGATTTTATCTTCTGCTCTTTTACTCTCTCTTAACGCAATTCTTTTATCTAAATTTGCATCCGACAATTCCTTCTCTTTTTTCCATAAATTAATCTGCGCTTGTTTCGCAGTTTGACGTTCTGTATTTAAAGtttctttcaatattttaagttcTTTCTCTAGTTTCTGTATTTGTTCTTCTAAATGAACAtctgtttttattatatttgtattggACGCCATGCTAGTGCATGGTATAGTTTCTGATTTAAGCGTAGCATTTTCTACTTCCAATTTAGCAACACTGTGTTCTAGCCTTCGTAATAATTCTTCTAAGTTACCAACTTTACGCAAATGCTCCTCTGTAAatgatttaaatattattttacactCAAAATGTTGTTTCAAAATTATTCATACTGAAACAAACATACCTTCTTTTTCAAGAGAATCTTGTAATCTTTTCTGTAGTACAACCTTATCTTGTGCAGCTTGTTCTAAATTCAAAGCAAGAGCTTCACTTTGTTCTAAATTCATCATAGTTTCATTTAAATCAGTCTTCATTACCTATAAACAACATTCACATTAGTAACAGTAACATTCTATATTAAAAGATCAAATTAATGTGAGTTACATACGTGTAGCTGTTGTTTTAACTGTTCATTCTCAAGCTTTGATCTTTCTAACTGTTCATGCATAGTAGCTAGCACTTGTTCCGAGGCAATGGCATTGTCTAATTGTTTTGATCTTTCTTGTAATTGTTTCTTTAAGGCTTCTATCTCCGCATCCCTGGCTGGTATTGTAGCTTGTATAGTACGTAACTGTTCTTGACAGTCTTTTAACTCATTTTGTGCTAATTCCAAAGCAACATTTAATCTT
The sequence above is a segment of the Calliopsis andreniformis isolate RMS-2024a chromosome 3, iyCalAndr_principal, whole genome shotgun sequence genome. Coding sequences within it:
- the LOC143188858 gene encoding citron Rho-interacting kinase isoform X1, whose amino-acid sequence is MARNVQITELDSQLEEKKKRLESFNKERDILERELVATKSELTGIKRTLELERQERRDLETKALSLIKDAKRKWENAEKDKITQLNKHIEAQTIRITELCTSNNEMSSRLQRTECELQTANAELHKLRVFQMQYKESLAKTRELNRQSVQGVETKLEEIATRAHNQIAELRAKLDLETAKNTDLETKLRNEQDSNHCRQSRLNVALELAQNELKDCQEQLRTIQATIPARDAEIEALKKQLQERSKQLDNAIASEQVLATMHEQLERSKLENEQLKQQLHVMKTDLNETMMNLEQSEALALNLEQAAQDKVVLQKRLQDSLEKEEEHLRKVGNLEELLRRLEHSVAKLEVENATLKSETIPCTSMASNTNIIKTDVHLEEQIQKLEKELKILKETLNTERQTAKQAQINLWKKEKELSDANLDKRIALRESKRAEDKIKTLQDEKQKLSEKLDTKIKEEEEKSRKLLKELDNAKVSLNDITKESSRNKMQADSAQRALTQANRQIEELQSSSASLRRELDTIRKQARVSQDRIDSLNAENKHLTQKITKYTEEKSELETKIEKLKQEIKGYELNIELLKETCTVLEEQLTDYERLTSDHETRENILIQDKMKLQKDLETTEAKLREALTIQNRERSQRLAAEQNIERLETETSDIEEERNCLIAQRDQYKKLAQELTVQVEDLTNRCGNLECDLSEMKRTLDVAKAEARAVKEESSQHLTRVHELKEANVVLMNDLQNSVDQSQELRIRISELESILEEMRQFYQEREVKAESTRQQQTKLIDYLQFKLEECSKKKKTVCDKILGSKQKENIPPAGTGMPVGYRELENQLAKERAKVKTLTEQLLALKAMHASTSAPTSPSAPEMKTTTCMMERSSNSLSKRLSPQRMGHNIPHRFDIGLPMRAGKCSACLESIQFGKRAAICSECQVITHLKCAVKIPANCGLPGGFAKQFGKNWRNSDESLSTLSGSVQTLAIDQPDKPDTDIRHDHNKKQNIAMEGWVKVPGRAKTCWERKYLRLEGTHLCTYEHQPSPGMASVSRLNLTEKDGFTVSETVQQPEVMATAKSDIPFIFRIESNSSTTCWPTSHLDIMALSQTDKRNWLKEIKSVTSQNYSDNVTKSEKYQIILRLEKNQLDLNCAVNLTEENVLLLGAEEGLFSYAGAKSRTLTAIRGVKRVHQLTLHSHLGIALMIAGENRQLVSCSLRQLKSNAVAAECSSPAINTKPVLTGTDSCHLYQLQGDLLCAATATHVILLKWYTEEDSGEFIGVRELETPEPCSCAIFTQNILVIGCNKFFQIDLKNYCVDEFPEEDDSSVKAALIGVAKLGIFPVCVLNVSLVPGKVELLLCYNEFGMFVNENGQRTRSVDPMWNHLPFAFAFRKPYLFIIHFSSVEIVKLDHDAYTSSTKNPERVLIELSSPRYLGVARSKGIYLATVNSFLELLKVEGPSNIPELSGSLTSLDTLGQDDESSSEFSFTSSLMEALDGQEKKNHGKNWYQDCRNLL
- the LOC143188858 gene encoding citron Rho-interacting kinase isoform X2 → MSSRLQRTECELQTANAELHKLRVFQMQYKESLAKTRELNRQSVQGVETKLEEIATRAHNQIAELRAKLDLETAKNTDLETKLRNEQDSNHCRQSRLNVALELAQNELKDCQEQLRTIQATIPARDAEIEALKKQLQERSKQLDNAIASEQVLATMHEQLERSKLENEQLKQQLHVMKTDLNETMMNLEQSEALALNLEQAAQDKVVLQKRLQDSLEKEEEHLRKVGNLEELLRRLEHSVAKLEVENATLKSETIPCTSMASNTNIIKTDVHLEEQIQKLEKELKILKETLNTERQTAKQAQINLWKKEKELSDANLDKRIALRESKRAEDKIKTLQDEKQKLSEKLDTKIKEEEEKSRKLLKELDNAKVSLNDITKESSRNKMQADSAQRALTQANRQIEELQSSSASLRRELDTIRKQARVSQDRIDSLNAENKHLTQKITKYTEEKSELETKIEKLKQEIKGYELNIELLKETCTVLEEQLTDYERLTSDHETRENILIQDKMKLQKDLETTEAKLREALTIQNRERSQRLAAEQNIERLETETSDIEEERNCLIAQRDQYKKLAQELTVQVEDLTNRCGNLECDLSEMKRTLDVAKAEARAVKEESSQHLTRVHELKEANVVLMNDLQNSVDQSQELRIRISELESILEEMRQFYQEREVKAESTRQQQTKLIDYLQFKLEECSKKKKTVCDKILGSKQKENIPPAGTGMPVGYRELENQLAKERAKVKTLTEQLLALKAMHASTSAPTSPSAPEMKTTTCMMERSSNSLSKRLSPQRMGHNIPHRFDIGLPMRAGKCSACLESIQFGKRAAICSECQVITHLKCAVKIPANCGLPGGFAKQFGKNWRNSDESLSTLSGSVQTLAIDQPDKPDTDIRHDHNKKQNIAMEGWVKVPGRAKTCWERKYLRLEGTHLCTYEHQPSPGMASVSRLNLTEKDGFTVSETVQQPEVMATAKSDIPFIFRIESNSSTTCWPTSHLDIMALSQTDKRNWLKEIKSVTSQNYSDNVTKSEKYQIILRLEKNQLDLNCAVNLTEENVLLLGAEEGLFSYAGAKSRTLTAIRGVKRVHQLTLHSHLGIALMIAGENRQLVSCSLRQLKSNAVAAECSSPAINTKPVLTGTDSCHLYQLQGDLLCAATATHVILLKWYTEEDSGEFIGVRELETPEPCSCAIFTQNILVIGCNKFFQIDLKNYCVDEFPEEDDSSVKAALIGVAKLGIFPVCVLNVSLVPGKVELLLCYNEFGMFVNENGQRTRSVDPMWNHLPFAFAFRKPYLFIIHFSSVEIVKLDHDAYTSSTKNPERVLIELSSPRYLGVARSKGIYLATVNSFLELLKVEGPSNIPELSGSLTSLDTLGQDDESSSEFSFTSSLMEALDGQEKKNHGKNWYQDCRNLL